The Cohnella abietis genome has a segment encoding these proteins:
- the gdhA gene encoding NADP-specific glutamate dehydrogenase produces the protein MTTITTEQLTTAQQYVQSVYEAVIKRNPHESEFHQAVKEILDSLTPVFAKHPKYMKNGILERIVEPERVVSFRVPWVDDNGKTQVNRGFRVQFNSAIGPYKGGLRFHPSVNASIIKFLGFEQIFKNSLTGQPIGGGKGGSDFDPKGKSDNEVMKFTQSFMTELYKYIGPDTDVPAGDIGVGGREIGYMFGQYKRIRGGHEGGVLTGKGIIYGGSLTRTEATGYGCVYFVNEMLESKGLSFQDSTVVISGSGNVSIYAIDKANQLGAKVVACSDSNGYIYDPKGINLQTVKRLKEVERKRISEYVDEHPHAVYTEGCEGIWSIPCDIALPCATQNEIDEEAAKTLVANGVKAIGEGANMPSTLEAIEVFLGNNVLFGPAKAANAGGVAVSALEMSQNSMRLSWTFEEVDAKLHGIMKNIYQNSVRAAEVYGHSGNLVVGANIAGFIRVADAMLAQGVV, from the coding sequence GTGACAACGATAACGACTGAACAATTAACAACTGCACAGCAATACGTACAATCCGTCTATGAAGCTGTAATTAAACGCAATCCTCACGAGAGCGAGTTTCACCAAGCCGTTAAAGAAATCCTCGACTCCCTCACACCTGTATTTGCTAAGCATCCTAAATACATGAAGAATGGAATTCTTGAGCGCATTGTAGAGCCTGAACGTGTTGTTTCATTCCGAGTGCCTTGGGTTGATGACAATGGCAAAACTCAAGTAAACCGTGGTTTCCGCGTACAATTCAACAGCGCAATTGGTCCTTACAAAGGCGGTCTTCGCTTCCACCCTTCCGTTAACGCAAGTATCATTAAATTCCTCGGCTTTGAACAAATTTTCAAAAACTCTTTGACTGGTCAACCTATTGGCGGCGGTAAAGGTGGATCCGATTTCGATCCTAAGGGCAAGTCCGACAATGAAGTTATGAAATTTACACAAAGCTTCATGACCGAGCTGTACAAATATATTGGACCAGACACAGATGTTCCTGCTGGAGACATTGGTGTAGGCGGAAGAGAAATCGGTTATATGTTTGGTCAATACAAACGTATTAGAGGCGGCCATGAAGGTGGCGTTCTTACGGGTAAAGGCATCATCTACGGAGGAAGTCTTACTCGGACTGAAGCAACTGGATACGGCTGCGTATACTTTGTAAACGAAATGCTTGAATCCAAAGGCTTAAGCTTCCAAGACAGCACTGTTGTTATCTCCGGATCGGGTAACGTATCCATCTATGCTATCGATAAAGCGAACCAGCTTGGTGCTAAAGTCGTTGCTTGTAGCGACTCCAATGGATACATCTATGATCCAAAGGGTATCAATCTGCAAACGGTAAAACGTCTCAAAGAAGTTGAACGCAAACGTATTAGCGAATATGTTGATGAGCATCCTCATGCTGTATACACTGAAGGCTGCGAAGGCATTTGGTCTATCCCATGTGATATCGCTCTTCCGTGCGCTACACAGAACGAAATTGACGAAGAAGCTGCTAAAACACTAGTTGCTAACGGAGTTAAAGCAATCGGTGAAGGAGCTAACATGCCTTCTACTTTGGAAGCTATCGAAGTATTCCTTGGCAACAACGTTCTCTTCGGACCAGCAAAAGCAGCAAACGCTGGTGGAGTTGCAGTATCCGCATTAGAAATGTCACAAAACAGCATGAGACTTTCTTGGACTTTCGAAGAGGTTGATGCTAAATTGCATGGCATTATGAAAAATATTTATCAAAACAGCGTAAGAGCTGCTGAAGTATACGGACATTCCGGCAACTTGGTAGTTGGTGCTAATATTGCAGGCTTTATCCGCGTAGCTGACGCTATGTTAGCTCAAGGCGTAGTATAA
- a CDS encoding acyltransferase family protein, translating to MVKWYDDKLLNKGRQPELDIAKGLAVLFMIAVHVLEAFSTASVMESNIGWLVEFLGGPPAAPVFMFLLGIGIIYSKKSTARNLLNRGLILLLGGYLLNFIRGTLPNLILYWKNGQYSFYEKALDELIAVDILQFAGLAFLFFALVRVLKLKKITIILLTAAFGVINLFALTIETNHFIFSAFTGLIWGSSEISFFPFLSWIVYPAAGYLFGWYLMRCSDKRKFYFYLFLASITLFIIATIIIVFIFKYDLGLSDQTRYYHHNLIGNIEFTAFVVSWISLLFFLTSVIPKTVSNTIKRWSNNLTEIYFIQWILIGWIVMFTGHNTLNVSYYFLLFVGITIASDLLAYTYKNRRIKIK from the coding sequence GTGGTTAAATGGTATGATGACAAGCTCTTGAATAAAGGGAGGCAGCCTGAGCTAGATATTGCTAAAGGGCTAGCAGTCCTCTTTATGATAGCTGTACACGTGCTGGAAGCTTTCTCTACGGCTTCTGTTATGGAATCGAACATAGGTTGGCTTGTAGAGTTTCTAGGTGGTCCGCCGGCAGCTCCGGTCTTCATGTTCTTATTAGGAATTGGCATCATCTATTCTAAGAAAAGCACAGCAAGAAATTTATTAAATAGAGGACTGATTCTGCTTTTAGGCGGTTATTTGTTGAATTTTATCCGAGGAACACTGCCCAACCTCATTTTGTACTGGAAAAATGGACAGTACTCTTTTTATGAAAAAGCGCTAGATGAGCTCATAGCCGTAGATATCCTACAATTTGCAGGGTTAGCTTTCCTGTTCTTTGCATTAGTTAGGGTTTTGAAATTAAAGAAGATTACAATAATTTTGTTAACTGCAGCTTTTGGAGTAATCAACTTATTTGCTCTAACGATAGAAACTAATCATTTCATCTTTTCTGCCTTTACTGGATTGATATGGGGATCAAGTGAAATATCATTTTTCCCTTTTCTATCCTGGATCGTTTATCCGGCTGCGGGTTACCTTTTTGGCTGGTATTTAATGAGATGCTCCGACAAAAGAAAATTTTATTTTTATCTTTTTTTAGCATCCATAACGCTATTCATCATAGCTACAATCATTATCGTTTTTATTTTTAAATATGATCTTGGTTTATCAGATCAGACCCGCTATTATCACCATAACTTAATAGGCAATATCGAGTTTACGGCGTTTGTGGTCAGTTGGATTAGCTTACTATTCTTTCTAACGTCAGTAATTCCGAAGACTGTATCTAACACGATTAAAAGATGGAGTAATAATCTTACTGAGATTTACTTCATACAATGGATTCTTATTGGCTGGATAGTTATGTTTACTGGGCATAACACATTGAATGTAAGCTATTATTTCTTACTATTTGTAGGCATTACTATTGCCAGCGATTTACTAGCATATACTTACAAAAATCGCCGTATTAAGATCAAATAA
- a CDS encoding PadR family transcriptional regulator: protein MKISKELLKGSTVVLILTMLERQDRYGYEMIKDMEHQSGGVFVLKEGTLYPILHTLEAEEWVQSYWQIHEGRKRKYYRITNAGKSKLQERKREWSLFRTAVDRVIGEGGS, encoded by the coding sequence ATGAAGATAAGCAAGGAGCTCTTAAAGGGAAGTACAGTTGTGCTTATCTTAACGATGCTGGAGCGACAGGATCGGTACGGCTATGAAATGATTAAAGATATGGAGCACCAATCTGGCGGTGTATTTGTTCTTAAGGAAGGGACTTTATATCCGATTCTACATACACTTGAAGCTGAAGAGTGGGTGCAATCCTACTGGCAAATACATGAAGGTCGCAAGCGCAAATATTATCGGATAACGAATGCTGGCAAATCCAAGCTACAGGAAAGAAAACGGGAATGGAGCTTGTTTCGTACAGCCGTTGATCGTGTCATTGGGGAGGGTGGCTCATGA
- a CDS encoding aminotransferase class I/II-fold pyridoxal phosphate-dependent enzyme, giving the protein MGSFSMGELLSPQVREMPPSGIRKFFDYTSGMKGVISLGVGEPDFVTPQVVRDACIAALDKGRTSYTPNSGLLELREGIAEYLSTSFNVTYEPSNEVLVTVGSSEALDLALRALITDGDEILIPEPCYISYSPIAFLGGGKPVPVHTFAEDQFKLTADAILAKLTPRSKILVLCYPNNPTGAIMTYEDWLPIAKIVEEHNLVVISDEIYAELTYSGEKHVSFAAMPGMKERTLLVSGFSKAFAMTGWRVGYVCGHRELISAMLKIHQYTVMCAPIIGQVAALASLQVGMDEKDHMIKSYNQRRRAFVQGLRQIGLPCHEPLGAFYAFPSIAHTGISSEQFAQSLLQEANVVTVPGHAFGSGGEGFIRCSYASSQVQLDEALDRIQGFLNRLAVTL; this is encoded by the coding sequence ATGGGTTCGTTTTCTATGGGAGAGCTTTTATCGCCACAAGTACGTGAAATGCCACCATCTGGCATACGTAAGTTTTTCGACTATACATCGGGAATGAAAGGCGTGATTTCGCTTGGTGTAGGTGAACCGGATTTTGTCACGCCACAAGTAGTAAGAGATGCGTGCATAGCCGCTTTGGATAAGGGCAGGACCTCTTACACACCTAACTCAGGCTTGCTCGAGCTTAGAGAAGGTATTGCGGAATACTTGTCTACTAGCTTTAATGTGACTTATGAGCCCTCTAACGAGGTGCTGGTGACTGTTGGCAGCAGTGAAGCTCTCGACCTTGCGCTACGTGCATTAATTACAGATGGTGATGAGATACTGATTCCGGAGCCGTGTTACATTTCCTATTCACCTATAGCTTTTCTGGGCGGGGGGAAGCCTGTTCCTGTACACACATTCGCGGAAGATCAGTTCAAATTAACGGCAGATGCGATATTGGCAAAGCTAACGCCACGTTCTAAGATTCTTGTTCTTTGCTATCCAAACAATCCTACGGGAGCCATTATGACATATGAGGATTGGCTTCCGATTGCTAAAATTGTAGAAGAGCATAACCTTGTAGTTATATCAGATGAGATTTATGCTGAGCTTACTTATTCAGGTGAGAAACATGTAAGCTTTGCCGCGATGCCGGGAATGAAGGAAAGAACGCTTTTAGTGAGCGGGTTTTCCAAAGCTTTTGCTATGACGGGCTGGAGGGTAGGTTATGTGTGTGGACATAGAGAGCTCATCTCGGCCATGCTGAAAATCCATCAATATACGGTCATGTGTGCCCCCATTATTGGTCAGGTCGCTGCTCTTGCTTCGCTTCAGGTAGGGATGGATGAGAAGGACCACATGATTAAATCCTACAACCAACGCAGACGCGCTTTTGTTCAAGGCTTAAGGCAGATTGGGCTGCCTTGTCATGAGCCACTAGGAGCCTTCTATGCTTTTCCTTCGATTGCTCATACTGGAATAAGCTCAGAGCAATTCGCCCAGAGCCTGCTACAAGAAGCGAATGTAGTTACGGTTCCTGGACATGCTTTTGGCTCAGGTGGAGAAGGATTTATTCGTTGCTCTTATGCCTCCTCGCAAGTACAATTGGATGAAGCTTTGGATCGGATTCAGGGGTTTCTAAATCGTCTCGCTGTTACACTCTGA
- a CDS encoding TetR/AcrR family transcriptional regulator, with product MKARLNSHKDTKRLAILDAATELLALKPTATMQEIADAAHIGIATLHRYFDSRDTMMLELAFRAIHLVEEALEGLEVDEVEVEKSLTAILEALIPLGNKMYFLWTDASLYGHPEVTAAETKIQAPILGAIIAWQSKGKLRSDMNSEWVINVIYSLLFTTWQSVHAGNMAKNDAAQILVKTLLYGFATHK from the coding sequence ATGAAAGCAAGATTAAATTCACATAAGGATACTAAACGTCTTGCTATTCTTGATGCAGCAACGGAGCTGTTGGCACTGAAACCAACCGCAACGATGCAGGAGATAGCGGATGCTGCACATATTGGAATCGCAACCTTACACAGATACTTCGATAGCAGGGATACTATGATGCTTGAGCTTGCATTTAGAGCTATTCATTTAGTTGAGGAAGCGTTGGAGGGACTTGAAGTTGATGAAGTTGAAGTGGAGAAATCACTAACAGCTATCTTAGAAGCTTTAATCCCTCTAGGTAATAAAATGTATTTCTTATGGACCGATGCCTCTCTGTATGGTCATCCGGAGGTGACAGCTGCCGAAACAAAGATACAAGCGCCAATCTTGGGTGCAATCATAGCTTGGCAAAGCAAAGGGAAGCTCCGGTCAGATATGAATAGTGAATGGGTCATCAATGTCATCTATTCTCTTCTGTTTACGACTTGGCAGAGTGTTCATGCTGGAAATATGGCTAAAAATGATGCAGCACAAATATTAGTAAAGACATTACTCTATGGATTTGCTACTCACAAGTGA
- a CDS encoding cupin domain-containing protein, with protein MTSYMDYTASTTQFTYDLNNNTLFKKNAQNYINVLSIKQLNTLENTSLLDIFLSTGNVIEPHYHQNAAELVYCISGAAVISVINPFTNVLLHFPLKPGQVANVPQGWWHYIVATVDNTHFLSIFDAPIPEVILGSDILRLTPANILAHTYCLDEAKVKDTLSPIKSTVFIGPPTDCNKTQVQGTMTVVPQQQPQQPQQMYARQLYHNQAYYQQANGEYPYGYYPQPYPNPQY; from the coding sequence TTGACTTCCTATATGGATTACACAGCATCAACGACGCAGTTCACCTATGATTTGAACAATAACACCCTTTTCAAGAAGAACGCACAGAATTATATCAATGTGTTGTCCATCAAGCAGCTCAATACTTTAGAAAATACATCGTTGTTAGATATTTTCCTCAGCACAGGGAACGTCATAGAACCTCATTATCATCAGAATGCCGCTGAACTAGTCTATTGTATTTCAGGAGCTGCAGTTATTTCCGTCATTAATCCGTTTACGAATGTCCTGCTACATTTCCCCCTAAAGCCAGGTCAAGTAGCCAATGTACCGCAAGGTTGGTGGCATTATATCGTAGCAACGGTTGATAACACACATTTTCTGTCCATCTTCGATGCGCCAATACCAGAGGTTATTTTAGGCTCCGACATTTTGAGATTAACACCTGCCAATATTTTGGCGCACACTTATTGTCTAGACGAAGCGAAGGTCAAGGATACTCTGTCTCCCATCAAAAGCACTGTTTTCATAGGTCCGCCTACCGACTGTAATAAAACCCAGGTTCAAGGAACAATGACGGTAGTGCCACAGCAGCAGCCACAGCAACCTCAACAAATGTATGCCCGGCAGCTATATCACAATCAAGCCTACTATCAACAAGCCAATGGGGAGTACCCTTATGGTTACTATCCTCAGCCATATCCCAATCCTCAATATTGA
- a CDS encoding FtsW/RodA/SpoVE family cell cycle protein — translation MKSVKEQALVHRFLDTVCRQIRARELHMEIKEELTAHLEEQVDNHIANGVPEKEALELAIANMGEPKRIGKGLNKAHRPRTDWVMLLLIVLLSAGGILAMYSINSSESNPMNAANLFEQKIALTVIGFVVMGLLWALDYRKIKKYSEILFALGIGFLMFGPSESNTMNGTSAWIPMGPLTLHIPTVAILLLMIGMAGIKPSRTWSWQVSLFQHIYRGLLPLILLAKMNTLIFGAVYLAIFIIQMWMIRRSLLQLTILGTGSLVLIGIFAARAKERMMGFLWPWNDPHGAGYMLLRARDAMQAGGWWGQGLGATNRTLPFIYNEGMFPYFIYCFGWIAGIAVLIIIFSFIWKAMVTTSGLKEDYGKRLSAAIGTLFAIQFIWSVMMIFGYAPFVGLTLPFLSYGGTSVVFPYALIGILLGIYRRRDMIPTGWSTKPI, via the coding sequence ATGAAAAGTGTGAAGGAGCAAGCCCTCGTTCATCGGTTTCTTGACACCGTTTGCCGACAGATTAGAGCCAGAGAGCTTCATATGGAAATTAAAGAGGAGCTTACAGCACATTTAGAAGAGCAGGTGGACAATCATATTGCTAATGGCGTCCCAGAGAAAGAAGCGCTGGAGCTCGCGATTGCCAATATGGGGGAGCCGAAGCGGATTGGTAAAGGCTTAAATAAGGCACATCGTCCACGCACCGATTGGGTTATGCTCTTGTTAATTGTTCTCCTGTCTGCTGGTGGCATCCTTGCTATGTATAGCATAAATTCGTCAGAATCGAATCCCATGAATGCTGCTAACCTTTTTGAACAAAAAATAGCTCTCACAGTTATCGGGTTCGTTGTTATGGGGCTGCTATGGGCTTTGGATTATCGGAAAATAAAGAAGTATTCGGAAATATTGTTTGCCCTCGGGATCGGGTTTCTCATGTTTGGTCCAAGTGAAAGTAATACGATGAACGGAACCTCTGCTTGGATCCCCATGGGGCCACTAACGCTTCACATTCCTACGGTGGCTATACTGCTATTGATGATTGGAATGGCAGGAATTAAACCTTCGAGGACCTGGTCATGGCAAGTCAGTCTCTTTCAGCATATCTACAGAGGTCTTTTACCCCTCATATTACTTGCGAAAATGAATACTTTAATCTTCGGTGCCGTTTATTTAGCCATATTCATCATTCAGATGTGGATGATTAGACGGAGCCTGCTGCAGCTTACGATCTTAGGGACTGGAAGCTTGGTGCTCATAGGTATATTTGCCGCTAGAGCTAAAGAGAGGATGATGGGTTTTCTGTGGCCGTGGAACGATCCGCATGGTGCTGGATATATGCTGCTCCGTGCAAGGGATGCAATGCAAGCAGGAGGCTGGTGGGGGCAAGGGCTAGGGGCAACGAATAGGACTCTTCCGTTCATCTATAACGAAGGTATGTTTCCCTATTTCATATATTGCTTTGGATGGATAGCTGGGATAGCTGTTCTCATCATCATATTTAGCTTTATTTGGAAGGCCATGGTAACAACCTCTGGTTTAAAAGAGGACTACGGCAAACGCCTTTCAGCAGCGATTGGTACTCTGTTCGCTATCCAATTCATTTGGTCGGTCATGATGATATTCGGATACGCTCCTTTTGTTGGATTAACATTGCCTTTCTTAAGCTACGGTGGTACAAGTGTTGTGTTCCCTTATGCATTAATCGGTATACTGCTTGGCATCTATCGCCGACGTGATATGATTCCAACTGGCTGGTCGACAAAGCCTATATAA
- a CDS encoding EamA family transporter — protein MKYRLAVLVGAICYGILSTIVVKAYDQGYSLGEVVGSQLFTGFLMSWALVYVIQWRERRKKQSHISNPDSVKTPTVKVTWKMRLILMAAGTPQAITGLLYYESLRYIPNSLAILLLFQFTWMGVLIHAIGQRKRPDGIMLLTLVILFGGTLLAAGVVQQGVDNFNWTGVMLGLLAAVSYSLFIVFSGKAVPSVHPAYRSGWMITGGMLLVFILFPPHFLVNGLLLENLLIFGILLGFFGAFLPPVLFAIGVPHIGEGMTSILGASELPVAVMLSAIVLHEDVSLLQWVGVVLVLLGVALPEVFKMMRRRPVQA, from the coding sequence ATGAAATACAGATTAGCCGTTCTAGTGGGAGCAATATGCTATGGCATTTTATCTACCATCGTTGTAAAAGCATATGATCAAGGATATTCGTTGGGCGAAGTCGTAGGTAGTCAGCTGTTCACTGGATTTCTAATGTCATGGGCACTTGTGTATGTCATTCAATGGCGTGAGCGGCGTAAGAAGCAATCTCACATCTCGAACCCAGACTCAGTAAAGACGCCAACGGTAAAAGTAACTTGGAAAATGAGGCTGATCCTGATGGCAGCCGGCACCCCACAAGCGATTACGGGGTTACTATACTACGAATCGTTGCGCTATATTCCTAATTCTCTAGCCATTTTACTTCTATTTCAATTTACTTGGATGGGCGTACTTATTCATGCAATTGGACAACGGAAGCGGCCAGATGGAATTATGTTACTGACGTTAGTCATTCTGTTCGGAGGTACATTGCTAGCAGCGGGTGTTGTTCAGCAAGGAGTCGATAATTTTAACTGGACTGGCGTCATGTTAGGTTTGCTGGCAGCTGTGAGCTATTCGTTATTCATTGTGTTTAGTGGAAAGGCTGTCCCTTCGGTTCACCCGGCTTATCGCAGCGGTTGGATGATTACTGGGGGAATGCTTCTTGTGTTCATTTTGTTCCCACCTCACTTTTTAGTGAATGGACTCCTATTGGAAAATTTATTGATTTTCGGTATTCTGCTTGGCTTCTTTGGCGCATTCCTTCCTCCGGTGTTGTTTGCGATAGGGGTTCCACATATAGGGGAAGGTATGACGAGCATTCTAGGGGCTTCCGAGCTTCCTGTGGCAGTTATGCTATCAGCAATCGTACTTCACGAGGATGTAAGCCTGCTTCAGTGGGTGGGAGTTGTCTTGGTGCTTCTTGGCGTGGCTTTGCCCGAAGTATTTAAGATGATGCGGCGGAGGCCTGTCCAAGCTTGA
- a CDS encoding DUF6199 family natural product biosynthesis protein — protein MFMFKLLPVLFIILGAVGVFFPRISWYLGIGWQFKNAEPSTAALVSARISGILAIAAGVFLLTSGILPN, from the coding sequence ATGTTCATGTTCAAATTGCTTCCAGTCCTTTTTATTATATTAGGAGCTGTTGGAGTTTTCTTTCCGAGAATTTCCTGGTACCTAGGTATCGGTTGGCAATTCAAAAATGCTGAACCGAGCACAGCAGCCCTTGTTTCAGCTCGAATAAGTGGCATCTTAGCTATCGCTGCAGGTGTTTTCCTTCTTACTTCAGGTATTCTTCCTAATTGA
- the lepB gene encoding signal peptidase I: protein MKKYVVAFITLAALLILSGCKDEPVMKDEFTVYDLPVIKKITDNQFIHKIDDDSMAISMQYGIGSRLVVDASYYLNHEVARGDFICYTITANQEGTDQVSQQEYAVARVIALPGEALRITKGQIYINDRKLDTFYGNGAVATDRKFLSEFDIDLVIPPKQYYVMGDVWWRSFNNSINNGPLSHDQIMGKVVGWMPKAERTDLTTVNYNEEIWTALNSKKSNKAKINDIFTQINHIDWKRYLATYPDNPTQLLDFIFANISLVDGTGTAQIMKATTNLDGALTESFSAIVGELFITHKQRTIKSLSGIENKYIYAVAPLIAYYCSNHNINQIIDETRVLLESDTMDIVDKSTIKLLLPELEKYATENEAELIGDKEMDQAIQEAAVFLKLLKARDAEGLLKLLSNTNSYVTQLKQAKEIIKGFEKNFDLATLEEKIDLSENGTRPEHGQYVFRITDNGNNAQQLEKHRETQILVIIYDSSGHLKIDNSFVTYFPFSESMAQEYLKLIKANKAQELAAFLNSDDLEVPIEVAEKTIKKYKESMDLDSASVHYESWFTYIIKDSKKVKHQINIIFGDGLMGIRDEYVPDFPQ from the coding sequence ATGAAGAAATATGTTGTGGCATTCATTACTTTGGCTGCGTTGCTGATCTTGTCAGGCTGCAAAGATGAGCCAGTGATGAAGGACGAATTTACCGTATATGATTTACCAGTGATAAAGAAAATCACGGACAACCAGTTCATACATAAGATCGATGACGATAGTATGGCTATTTCCATGCAGTACGGTATTGGTTCACGGTTAGTCGTGGATGCTTCCTATTATCTGAATCATGAGGTCGCACGAGGAGATTTCATTTGTTACACAATAACTGCGAATCAAGAAGGAACTGATCAGGTAAGCCAGCAAGAGTATGCCGTTGCAAGAGTTATTGCTCTTCCTGGAGAAGCTCTACGAATAACAAAGGGGCAAATCTATATCAATGACCGTAAGCTAGACACCTTTTATGGAAATGGAGCCGTGGCGACGGATAGGAAGTTTTTATCCGAGTTTGACATTGATCTAGTTATTCCCCCTAAACAATACTATGTAATGGGAGATGTTTGGTGGCGAAGCTTCAACAATAGTATCAACAATGGGCCGCTTTCACACGATCAGATTATGGGTAAGGTTGTAGGCTGGATGCCCAAGGCTGAACGAACTGATTTAACCACAGTTAATTACAACGAGGAGATCTGGACGGCCTTAAATAGTAAAAAATCCAATAAAGCGAAAATAAACGATATTTTCACTCAAATTAACCACATTGATTGGAAAAGGTACTTAGCTACATATCCAGATAATCCAACTCAGCTGCTTGATTTTATTTTCGCTAATATCAGTCTTGTTGATGGAACTGGGACGGCACAAATAATGAAGGCCACAACGAATTTGGACGGTGCCTTAACAGAATCCTTTTCGGCTATTGTTGGCGAACTGTTCATCACTCACAAGCAACGAACGATCAAATCCTTATCAGGTATAGAAAATAAATATATCTATGCTGTAGCACCCCTCATTGCTTATTACTGCAGCAATCATAATATCAATCAAATAATTGACGAGACTAGGGTGTTATTGGAAAGTGACACTATGGATATTGTTGATAAAAGTACCATAAAACTTCTGCTTCCGGAACTGGAGAAATATGCGACTGAAAATGAAGCTGAGCTTATTGGCGATAAAGAAATGGACCAAGCGATACAAGAAGCGGCGGTATTCCTTAAATTACTCAAAGCCCGGGATGCTGAAGGCTTGCTAAAGCTATTGTCCAATACTAATTCGTATGTCACTCAATTGAAGCAAGCCAAAGAAATCATTAAAGGTTTTGAGAAAAACTTCGATCTGGCTACTTTAGAGGAAAAGATTGATCTAAGTGAGAATGGCACGCGCCCTGAGCATGGGCAATATGTATTTAGAATAACCGACAACGGAAACAATGCTCAACAACTGGAAAAGCACAGGGAAACGCAAATTTTGGTTATTATATACGATTCCAGTGGACACTTAAAAATTGATAATTCCTTTGTTACTTATTTTCCATTTTCGGAGAGCATGGCCCAGGAATACTTAAAGCTTATTAAGGCTAATAAAGCACAGGAGTTAGCTGCTTTCTTGAATTCAGATGATCTTGAAGTTCCGATAGAGGTTGCCGAGAAAACGATCAAGAAATATAAAGAGAGCATGGATTTGGACAGCGCCTCGGTTCATTATGAGAGCTGGTTTACGTATATCATTAAAGACAGCAAGAAGGTAAAGCATCAAATAAACATTATCTTCGGAGACGGGCTTATGGGAATAAGGGATGAGTATGTTCCGGATTTTCCCCAATAA